The Agarilytica rhodophyticola genome has a window encoding:
- the dnaN gene encoding DNA polymerase III subunit beta, with protein sequence MRFTVSRETILKPLQLVAGVVERRQTLPVLANVLLVLEKNQLSLTGTDLEVEIVGRINLEGDNISEGEITVPAKKFLDICKALPEGSTIDFNLDDQKVLVKSGRSRFSLSTLPANDFPAVEEGARDLGFACAQKELKELIEKTSFAMAQQDVRYYLNGMLWELRSDAMRVVATDGHRLAMCTKKVSVDVGEVKQAILPRKGVIELSRLLDERDDQVEIVMGSNHIRAITEEFTFTSKLVDGKFPDYERVLPKGGDKVVIGNRSELKNAFARTSILSNEKYRGVRLLLESGQLKVIANNPEQEEAEDEVGVGYEGDSLEVGFNVSYLQDVTNVLNTEDIEIILSDSNSSALIKAPDNDDAVYVVMPMRL encoded by the coding sequence AAAGGCGTCAGACACTACCTGTGTTGGCGAATGTACTTTTGGTGTTAGAGAAAAATCAGCTATCTCTTACTGGTACAGATTTGGAGGTAGAAATTGTTGGCCGAATAAATCTGGAAGGGGACAATATCAGCGAGGGAGAGATTACTGTCCCTGCGAAAAAATTCCTCGATATATGTAAAGCTCTACCCGAAGGCTCAACTATAGATTTTAACCTTGATGATCAGAAGGTTTTAGTCAAAAGTGGGCGTAGTCGTTTTAGCTTATCGACTTTACCTGCTAATGATTTTCCTGCGGTGGAAGAAGGTGCTCGAGATCTCGGATTTGCTTGTGCGCAGAAGGAACTTAAAGAGCTAATCGAAAAAACTAGCTTTGCGATGGCGCAGCAGGATGTTCGTTATTATCTCAACGGTATGTTGTGGGAACTAAGATCTGATGCTATGCGAGTTGTAGCGACGGATGGTCACCGTCTAGCGATGTGCACTAAGAAGGTATCTGTCGATGTGGGCGAAGTTAAACAAGCTATTTTACCTAGAAAAGGCGTAATAGAGCTGTCTCGCCTGTTAGATGAGCGAGATGATCAGGTGGAAATAGTTATGGGCTCTAACCACATCCGAGCAATTACAGAAGAGTTTACATTCACCTCTAAATTGGTAGATGGCAAGTTCCCTGATTACGAAAGGGTACTTCCAAAAGGTGGCGATAAGGTGGTTATAGGTAATCGCTCAGAGCTTAAAAACGCGTTTGCTCGGACTTCTATTTTATCTAATGAGAAATACAGAGGCGTCCGCTTATTGTTAGAGTCAGGCCAACTTAAAGTGATAGCCAATAACCCGGAGCAGGAAGAGGCCGAGGACGAAGTAGGTGTAGGCTATGAAGGGGATTCTTTAGAAGTAGGCTTTAATGTGAGTTATTTGCAAGATGTCACTAATGTACTGAATACTGAGGACATTGAGATCATTTTATCAGATTCCAATAGTAGTGCTCTTATTAAGGCACCTGATAATGATGATGCGGTTTACGTTGTCATGCCGATGAGATTGTAG